In Candidatus Manganitrophus noduliformans, the genomic stretch TTTCGCCTTTGTGTCGTTTCGCTCTTATATCATATTACTTGATCCAAAAGCTTGCAAGCCGCCCGATCCCGTATCCTGCCGCGGCTGCAAGACCCGCGATGCCGACCATCTCAAGCGCGCTGCGCCATCCCCTTTGGCCGACGAGGCGTCCCTTCAACCCGCCGAAGAGAAAAAGGGCGATAAGCGTGCCGGAAACGGAGAGCGGCATCGCCGCGTCGATCGAGAGGATCAGATAGGGGAGGACCGGAACGAGGCCGCCGAAGACGTAGGCGATCCCCATCACGAGCGCATTGCCGGCCGGCCCCTCCAGGCTCGCCGGAGAGATGCCGAGCTCCTTGTGCGCCATGTCTTCCAGGAGAAGAGCTTTATCGCTCAGCAGCCGATTCGCAATGATCGCGATCTCCTCGTCGGGATAACCCCGCTCCCGGTACATCGCCCAGATCTCCCGCCGCTCTCCTTCCGGGTCTCTTGCAATCTGCTCCTCCTCTTCCCGGAGAAGGCGCTGAAGGTATTGCTTGTGCGATTTTGAAGAGAGATAGGAGCCGGCGGCCATCGACAGCGATTCGACGACGATGATCACCACTCCGGAAATGACAACCGCCGCCCGGCTCTCCGTCCCTTCCGCGATTCCGGTGAGGGCGCCGAGGGTCGAGATAAGACCGTCCTGGACCCCGAAAACCGCCTCCCGCAACCGCCTCCGGATCAGCCCGGAAATCCGCCGGGGTTCTTTTTCAGCCGGCCGTTTCTTCTTGTTTCGGTCCTTCGTCATCTGCGTCACCGCAGGGGCGCCGCATGCGGCGCCCCTGCACGACGGGTAGGTTTCATCACGCCGCCAACACGACCTTCAACGTTTTCTCCTTGGCGGCGTTCATGAAGGTATCGTACGCCTTCATCACATCATTCAACGCGAAGCGGTGGGTAATGAACTGCTTCGGCTGCAGTTTTCCTGATTTCACCATCTTGAGGAGCATCGGCGTCGTCTCGGTATCGACCAGCCGCGTCGTCAGCGTGATGTTGTGGGACCAGAGGGTTTCCAGATGGAGGAGGGCCGGCTTTCCATGAACGCCGATGTTGGCGATGTGGCCGCCGGCGGCGACGATCTTCTGGCAGAGCTCGAAGGTCGCCGGGATGCCGACCGCTTCAACCGCGACATCAACCCCCTTTCCGTTCGTCAACCCCATCACATTCTCAACCGCCCGGCCGTCGCTGCTGTTGATCGTCTTCGTGGCGCCGAATTTTTTGGAGACGTCGAGGCGGTTGTCGTCGAGGTCGATCATGATGATCTCGGCGGGGGAGTAGAGCTGGGCGGTTGCCAGCACGGCGAGGCCGATCGGTCCCGCCCCGACGATGGCGACGATGTCTCCCGGTTTGACCTTGCCGTTCCGCACCCCGCACTCGAAGCCGGTCGGGAGGATGTCGCTCAGCATCGTCAACGCTTCTTCATCGACCCCTTCCGGGATC encodes the following:
- a CDS encoding VIT1/CCC1 transporter family protein is translated as MTKDRNKKKRPAEKEPRRISGLIRRRLREAVFGVQDGLISTLGALTGIAEGTESRAAVVISGVVIIVVESLSMAAGSYLSSKSHKQYLQRLLREEEEQIARDPEGERREIWAMYRERGYPDEEIAIIANRLLSDKALLLEDMAHKELGISPASLEGPAGNALVMGIAYVFGGLVPVLPYLILSIDAAMPLSVSGTLIALFLFGGLKGRLVGQRGWRSALEMVGIAGLAAAAGYGIGRLASFWIK
- a CDS encoding zinc-dependent alcohol dehydrogenase family protein is translated as MKALVYHGPGKRALEEKPKPAIQAPTDAIVKITKTTICGTDLHILKGDVPTVTDGRTLGHEGVGVIDQAGDAVGSFRPGDRVLISCITSCGRCANCKKGMYSHCENGGGWILGNTIDGTQAEYVRIPFADTSLYKIPEGVDEEALTMLSDILPTGFECGVRNGKVKPGDIVAIVGAGPIGLAVLATAQLYSPAEIIMIDLDDNRLDVSKKFGATKTINSSDGRAVENVMGLTNGKGVDVAVEAVGIPATFELCQKIVAAGGHIANIGVHGKPALLHLETLWSHNITLTTRLVDTETTPMLLKMVKSGKLQPKQFITHRFALNDVMKAYDTFMNAAKEKTLKVVLAA